A window of the Echeneis naucrates chromosome 3, fEcheNa1.1, whole genome shotgun sequence genome harbors these coding sequences:
- the LOC115040917 gene encoding immunoglobulin-like domain-containing receptor 2 isoform X1: MGRKREAVSANQGTSIKFRCMIWKHILTTTWWIFVLFLAGVLPPCCSGVDVYVRDEKRYAVLFQSVVLPCQYTTVSTQTPVVQWVYKSYCRDRTRDSFSFSESFSGGPGGGGLLGGTTGGSGGYQVGMTANYLDCSDSSRTVRTVASISGSSVTLSEYYKNRDISIINKADLRIGEVQWGDSGVYICKVVISDDLEGQNEAFVELLVLGFSGVPEDLLPDFDLKIMPEWVFVTAVALGSVLFLLLVGICWCQCCPHSCCCYVSCWCCPDTCCCPRHLYEAGKGIKTGTTTPQTPVYPPYFVSGVPTMVPIAPPSLVDKMSSAPPSDGSLFTAVPMHAVGIPYRVPSPQDQDSLRVLQYVEKQLAHFNPARSSSQQSCSLSELSSLHEGETGFRQTYRNVQKKALPAIPDNDLQPEPQRYHESHSPERYHHRDDPEARQRQEELLLQRRYSDDPPSSSQSRTLGRNQQQQHHSKDNHTRWNPRSEHLQRKTYRSLDELEEFATSYKNRGGRGAEKREEEQGDYEMDFLEFSRYPSYRQGPPQHYHNDETELGEGRDCEDHAKWRKKNGRNISPLPSPKKRRGTWDSDRPVPPPPRVSPPSASSQEKDYDGTFLNSLLERKAKLRGVGLGKSGAQVEEDSDTPSKGSSKKSSGESSRHCSRSPRNRPDGKSVSPYSDTERNRTDRPSPQLLPTHTRSSQPPAHPVPGRREEPRDKPRKVGTQLSRDSLIV, translated from the exons GTGTCCTTCCTCCCTGTTGCTCAGGGGTCGACGTGTATGTGAGAGATGAGAAAAGGTATGCCGTACTGTTCCAGTCAGTGGTCCTGCCTTGTCAGTACACCACTGTGTCCACACAGACCCCTGTGGTACAGTGGGTCTACAAGTCATACTGTCGCGATCGTACAAGGGACTCCTTCAGCTTCAGTGAGAGCTTCAGTGGAGGCCCAGGAGGAGGTGGGCTGTTGGGTGGAACAACAGGCGGTAGTGGAGGGTACCAGGTGGGCATGACAGCAAACTACCTGGACTGCTCTGACAGCAGCCGGACAGTCCGAACTGTGGCTTCCATCTCTGGCTCCTCAGTCACATTATCAGAGTACTACAAGAACAGAGACATCTCCATCATCAATA AGGCAGACCTGAGGATTGGAGAGGTCCAGTGGGGAGACAGTGGAGTTTACATCTGTAAAGTGGTCATATCTGATGACCTAGAGGGACAGAACGAAGCCTTTGTGGAGCTGTTGGTTCTGG GTTTCTCAGGTGTGCCAGAAGATCTACTGCCAGACTTTGATTTGAAGATTATGCCAG AGTGGGTGTTTGTGACTGCGGTGGCACTGGGCAGTGTGTTATTCCTGCTGTTGGTTGGGATTTGTTGGTGTCAGTGTTGTCCTCACTCCTGCTGCTGTTACGTCAGCTGCTGGTGCTGCCCTGACACATGCTGCTGCCCCAGACACT TGTACGAGGCAGGTAAAGGCATAAAGACAGGCACCACAACCCCTCAGACACCTGTGTACCCTCCATACTTTGTCTCTGGTGTCCCAACTATGGTTCCCATTGCTCCTCCCTCTCTAGTGGACAAAATGTCTTCTGCCCCACCTTCAGATGGCAGCCTATTCACAGCAG TGCCGATGCATGCTGTAGGGATACCCTACCGTGTGCCTTCACCACAGGATCAGGACTCTCTCAGGGTGTTACAGTATGTAGAGAAACAACTGGCTCACTTCAACCCTGCCAGGTCCAGCAGCCAACAGT CATGCAGTCTGTCTGAGCTCAGCTCTCTCCATGAAGGAGAAACTGGTTTCCGTCAAACATACCGCAATGTCCAGAAGAAAGCTCTGCCTGCGATCCCTGACAATGATCTTCAGCCTGAACCTCAGCGCTATCATGAAAGCCACAGCCCAGAGCGTTACCATCATCGTGATGACCCTGAGGCAAGACAACGCCAGGAAGAGCTTCTTCTTCAGCGTCGATACAGCGACGACCCTCCATCATCCTCTCAGTCACGCACACTTGGCCGTaatcaacagcaacagcacCATAGCAAGGACAACCACACCAG ATGGAACCCTCGTTCAGAgcatctgcagagaaaaacgTACCGCTCTCTGGATGAGCTGGAGGAGTTTGCTACCTCTTACAAGaacaggggagggagaggggcagagaagagagaagaagaacaggGAGACTATGAGATGGACTTTCTGGAGTTCAGTCGATATCCTTCCTACCGCCAAGGTCCTCCTCAGCATTACCACAACGATGAAACTGAGCTTGGAGAGGGCAGGGACTGTGAAGATCATGCCAAATGGCGCAAGAAAAACGGACGTAACATAAGCCCACTTCCCTCACCCAAAAAGAGGAGGGGCACTTGGGATAGTGATCGTCCTGTTCCACCTCCTCCCAGAGTCAGTCCGCCATCCGCTTCCTCTCAAGAAAAGGACTATGACGGCACATTCCTCAACAGCCTGCTGGAGCGTAAAGCAAAGTTGCGTGGGGTTGGGCTGGGTAAGAGTGGAGCCCAGGTTGAAGAAGACTCAGACACACCCTCAAAGGGAAGTTCGAAAAAAAGCAGCGGAGAATCTAGTCGACACTGCAGCCGCTCACCTCGTAACAGGCCTGACGGAAAATCTGTGTCTCCTTATTCTGACACAGAGCGAAACAGAACTGATAGGCCATCTCCACAGCTACTCCCAACACACACGCGCTCCTCTCAGCCTCCTGCCCATCCTGTGCCTGGCCGCAGAGAGGAGCCCAGAGACAAACCTCGGAAAGTG
- the LOC115040917 gene encoding immunoglobulin-like domain-containing receptor 2 isoform X2, with protein sequence MGRKREAVSANQGTSIKFRCMIWKHILTTTWWIFVLFLAGVLPPCCSGVDVYVRDEKRYAVLFQSVVLPCQYTTVSTQTPVVQWVYKSYCRDRTRDSFSFSESFSGGPGGGGLLGGTTGGSGGYQVGMTANYLDCSDSSRTVRTVASISGSSVTLSEYYKNRDISIINKADLRIGEVQWGDSGVYICKVVISDDLEGQNEAFVELLVLEWVFVTAVALGSVLFLLLVGICWCQCCPHSCCCYVSCWCCPDTCCCPRHLYEAGKGIKTGTTTPQTPVYPPYFVSGVPTMVPIAPPSLVDKMSSAPPSDGSLFTAVPMHAVGIPYRVPSPQDQDSLRVLQYVEKQLAHFNPARSSSQQSCSLSELSSLHEGETGFRQTYRNVQKKALPAIPDNDLQPEPQRYHESHSPERYHHRDDPEARQRQEELLLQRRYSDDPPSSSQSRTLGRNQQQQHHSKDNHTRWNPRSEHLQRKTYRSLDELEEFATSYKNRGGRGAEKREEEQGDYEMDFLEFSRYPSYRQGPPQHYHNDETELGEGRDCEDHAKWRKKNGRNISPLPSPKKRRGTWDSDRPVPPPPRVSPPSASSQEKDYDGTFLNSLLERKAKLRGVGLGKSGAQVEEDSDTPSKGSSKKSSGESSRHCSRSPRNRPDGKSVSPYSDTERNRTDRPSPQLLPTHTRSSQPPAHPVPGRREEPRDKPRKVGTQLSRDSLIV encoded by the exons GTGTCCTTCCTCCCTGTTGCTCAGGGGTCGACGTGTATGTGAGAGATGAGAAAAGGTATGCCGTACTGTTCCAGTCAGTGGTCCTGCCTTGTCAGTACACCACTGTGTCCACACAGACCCCTGTGGTACAGTGGGTCTACAAGTCATACTGTCGCGATCGTACAAGGGACTCCTTCAGCTTCAGTGAGAGCTTCAGTGGAGGCCCAGGAGGAGGTGGGCTGTTGGGTGGAACAACAGGCGGTAGTGGAGGGTACCAGGTGGGCATGACAGCAAACTACCTGGACTGCTCTGACAGCAGCCGGACAGTCCGAACTGTGGCTTCCATCTCTGGCTCCTCAGTCACATTATCAGAGTACTACAAGAACAGAGACATCTCCATCATCAATA AGGCAGACCTGAGGATTGGAGAGGTCCAGTGGGGAGACAGTGGAGTTTACATCTGTAAAGTGGTCATATCTGATGACCTAGAGGGACAGAACGAAGCCTTTGTGGAGCTGTTGGTTCTGG AGTGGGTGTTTGTGACTGCGGTGGCACTGGGCAGTGTGTTATTCCTGCTGTTGGTTGGGATTTGTTGGTGTCAGTGTTGTCCTCACTCCTGCTGCTGTTACGTCAGCTGCTGGTGCTGCCCTGACACATGCTGCTGCCCCAGACACT TGTACGAGGCAGGTAAAGGCATAAAGACAGGCACCACAACCCCTCAGACACCTGTGTACCCTCCATACTTTGTCTCTGGTGTCCCAACTATGGTTCCCATTGCTCCTCCCTCTCTAGTGGACAAAATGTCTTCTGCCCCACCTTCAGATGGCAGCCTATTCACAGCAG TGCCGATGCATGCTGTAGGGATACCCTACCGTGTGCCTTCACCACAGGATCAGGACTCTCTCAGGGTGTTACAGTATGTAGAGAAACAACTGGCTCACTTCAACCCTGCCAGGTCCAGCAGCCAACAGT CATGCAGTCTGTCTGAGCTCAGCTCTCTCCATGAAGGAGAAACTGGTTTCCGTCAAACATACCGCAATGTCCAGAAGAAAGCTCTGCCTGCGATCCCTGACAATGATCTTCAGCCTGAACCTCAGCGCTATCATGAAAGCCACAGCCCAGAGCGTTACCATCATCGTGATGACCCTGAGGCAAGACAACGCCAGGAAGAGCTTCTTCTTCAGCGTCGATACAGCGACGACCCTCCATCATCCTCTCAGTCACGCACACTTGGCCGTaatcaacagcaacagcacCATAGCAAGGACAACCACACCAG ATGGAACCCTCGTTCAGAgcatctgcagagaaaaacgTACCGCTCTCTGGATGAGCTGGAGGAGTTTGCTACCTCTTACAAGaacaggggagggagaggggcagagaagagagaagaagaacaggGAGACTATGAGATGGACTTTCTGGAGTTCAGTCGATATCCTTCCTACCGCCAAGGTCCTCCTCAGCATTACCACAACGATGAAACTGAGCTTGGAGAGGGCAGGGACTGTGAAGATCATGCCAAATGGCGCAAGAAAAACGGACGTAACATAAGCCCACTTCCCTCACCCAAAAAGAGGAGGGGCACTTGGGATAGTGATCGTCCTGTTCCACCTCCTCCCAGAGTCAGTCCGCCATCCGCTTCCTCTCAAGAAAAGGACTATGACGGCACATTCCTCAACAGCCTGCTGGAGCGTAAAGCAAAGTTGCGTGGGGTTGGGCTGGGTAAGAGTGGAGCCCAGGTTGAAGAAGACTCAGACACACCCTCAAAGGGAAGTTCGAAAAAAAGCAGCGGAGAATCTAGTCGACACTGCAGCCGCTCACCTCGTAACAGGCCTGACGGAAAATCTGTGTCTCCTTATTCTGACACAGAGCGAAACAGAACTGATAGGCCATCTCCACAGCTACTCCCAACACACACGCGCTCCTCTCAGCCTCCTGCCCATCCTGTGCCTGGCCGCAGAGAGGAGCCCAGAGACAAACCTCGGAAAGTG